The sequence TGGCGCCGTCTGCTGCAAATCCGAGGCCCTCGTTTACCTCCAAACACTGAGCCCTTCCACGTGCGTCCACCGATGAGATCATTAGGACGAGCGGAGAAATCTTCCTTGTCGGTCCAGCCCACGATCACGCTTACTCCCCAGGCGGGAATGCAGGACTCCAAGGCGGTGCGCTGGCCGGGAAGGCAAAGGTCGTATCGCAAAAACCATCaattgtgaagaaaatgttgCTCACTCACCATGAGTTTGACATCGCCCACACATTCCAGAGAGAAGTCCACGCCGCCGTTTGTCATCTCGGATATCACCTGGTTGACGGCTTTGTCGTGATCCTTTGGGTTGACAAAGTGGGTGGCTCCAAACTCCTTTGCTTTGTCAAACTTGTCTGCGTTGATATCCACGGCGATGATTTTCTTGGCACCGGCATATTTGCAGCCCATGATTGCAGCCAAGCCCACAGCTCCTAGCCCAAACACAGCGCAAGTGGAATCGGGTTCcacctaaaacaaacaaaaaaaaggcacaaatgACGCCGTGGAGCTTCAGGTGCGGATGCCATCGTACCTGAGCATTATTGACCGCCGCTCCAAATCCTGTGCAGATCCCACAGCCAAGGAGAAAGACTTTCTCCAGAGGGGCAGCGGGGTCAATCTTGGCCAGTGCAATCTGGTTAATCACACTGTACTGTGAGAAGGTGCTGATTCCCATAAACTGCAGCAACTTCTTCCCCTTGCAGTTTAACTTGGAGGTGGGCGCTTGGCTCACGTTGTGAGGAACAACATGCCTAGACAATAGCAAAGACAATAGCTCGCGGTATTCACACATTGAAGCGCAaagataggaaggaaggaaggaaaccaCTGTGGTTAAGTCATGGGACAAAACGAAAGTGAAGGCGTTGCAAAAATCAATGGAGTCCTAGAAGCCATTTCCAGTCCACATTTGGGATAGACTTTGAAGAGAAGAAAGGCTCACCATGCTTTTTCACATTGGTTGGTCTTGGGACTCTTACAGAAGCGACACTCTCTACACTGGGAGATGATCAAAGGGATGACTTTGTCGCCTGAAACACAGCGCACAATCAAATGGCGAAAGGTTCGCCAAGATCCTTCCGAACCCACCTGGTTGAAATTCCGTGACCCCGGGACCGACGCTCTCCACAATGCCCGCTCCCTCGTGGCCGAGCACTATGGGGAAGAGCTCCTTATTGTCGCTTTTGTTCAGGTAGAAGAGGTCGGTACGGCACACGCCGGTTGCCACTATCTGCTCCAAAGACAACCGAGCACCTgactgagtgagcgagcgagcgagcgagctcatGCTCATTGGCAACAGTTATTGGTGAAGATGCGGAAATGTTGCAAAGCAAGCAAACCAAACAGATTGTTGCATGATGAAAACAGAAGAcgacaatcaaaacaaaatcaagtgAAAGCTGAGTCGAATGGCTAAATGATCCTaaagccggccagccagccaggacAAACAGGGGCaacctttctcctcctcctcaccttaACGCGGACCTCGTTGTCCTGCGGCGGTTCCACTTCAATCTCCTCAATTGTCAAAGGCTGCTTTGCTTGCCAGGCCACTGCTGCCTTACACTTGATGACCTTGAGAGCAGATGGAAAAAAGATGGACGACATGAACAAACAAACGTTGACATCAAGCCCTTTGTCACAATTAGTGAATCAACGGTCGGCTGGTGCAAATGTGTGCTTTGCGTAGCAGGCTTTAGGGAAGAGAAAGAGCCATaagaaaggaaaaacaacaaatcCACCACCTTCTTTGAACAGAATCTCCATGAGCAACTGCTGTGCTGGCTCACGGGAAGATAGGACAGTTACAAAGGTCAAAAATGAGCAAACCATTCAAAAGCAAGCACAAATAGCGTCACGCTTTTTGATATGTCCATACAAGAACCAACATAACTGGATTTCCTCATGTATTAAGGAGCACTTACCTTCCCCGCTGTGGCCATTTTCACACTCGATGGCTTTTCAGAATGACGGGAGCAGCGTCCAGACCCTGGCTAAGCCTGAGACTTATAAACAAAACACTGGGTGGAGCTTCAGGCTCTGAAATCAAAGGTCCTTGAGATCACATAGGGACGGAGGGACGCGTGCGTTTGTTCTTTCAACCCTACCTTTATATTGACTTGACCCCACTCGTGCAGACAACTTGTACGGAACACTGAAAATAGATCATCTGTTCCGTTTGATGTTCACCCACCTGCCTTCATTTAAAAGTCAGCAAGTATGAAGGAATCTCAGTCATTCATTTGGAGACGTTAATCATCCAACAGGGTCAAAGTGACCCGGCATTCACGCATTCACTCTCCATGTCCCTACAATTTCTCCGCTACCTTTGGTTATTGTTTTTCAAATTACAACTCACAAGAcaaaaaacatatcaagtataAAACTAGAAATCATTTCAAGATATATGGAGTAATAAaagtaatcataataataactaaataaccccaacaatgtcaatgtcaacaagaacatgttttattttgaaaagtaaaaagagtgatgaaaaaaatgtcaaactgtAAGACACGACAGGTCTTCTTCCTTCAATCTTAAAGTGATCTTGATGGTTTTGTTCAAATGTCGGAGTTGCAACGACGAGCACGAAGCAGGCTTGGCTTTAGGGCTAGCGCTATGGTTATCACAATCCATCACTGCTGATTACTCCAGCAAAGCAATACTCTTATGAAAGCTAACGTTTCTTATTTGATTGCAAAAAATGAactgctgagctgagctgagctgacatCAAGGGTCATTGCGAACGTCAGTGAAATGGGTGGCCAATATGGCTGCCAGTCGCCAGCAGGGAGCCCCCTAGTGGCCATCTTCATAGAAGTAACTATGTGAGGGGTGGCCATGGTGCTGCAAGGTCCGATGGCCTCCCCAAGCGCCGCCCCATCTCAAAGACTAGAAACATCATTAGTGATGCCAATGCATGCGGCTGCTGCCGTGGTATCATCACAGTCCCTCCTCTCCTGGCTTGCCATTAGCCGCTGACTCGGCCTGCTCCTGATTCCGCCTCTTTCTGGAGAAGAAGCCCAGCTGCACACACAAGCAAGTGCATTtgcatgtgttgtgtgtgcgcgcgcatatGGAGGTACGCACCCTCCAGAGCACGAGCACAATGACAGCGAGCACGAGAAAGCCTCCAGCTGAACTGCCCAGGAAAACAGCCACCAAGATGGCCTCGGACGCCCGCTCCTTTGTCAGCTCCACCACCGTCTGCGCGACATCACACACACGGGAAAGCGTTTGGAGGAAAGATGGCGCCCTAGCTGTGCCTACAGATGTATTACAGCCTCACCTGTCTGACTGGACGCTCCTCCTGCAAGAAGAAAGAAGTGGAGGCATCCAAGTGGACATGTGCACTGACCAAAACCTCAAGAGACTTGAAGACCACCTAAAGGGCACTCaggcagacacacacgcacgcacgcacaatatTTTTGGAGGTGCCTATTGTCGGTCAGTTGCTGACAAAAGGCTGGAGGCCACCGACCTTTTGCCAACTTCACCCGCTTGTAGGCGGGAAGACGTACAATGCACTGCACCGTCACGCACGCGCTGTTACTCTGATTCTGGACGCGTGCACGTACGTAAACAGCGTTATTTGGGGACACCCgcactcagacacacacacacacacacacatagacgaaCCATCTGCGTCAGGCGTGTAAGGTCCTCCGCCGTGGCGTGATCGCTCGCGGCGGGCTGCGTCAGGACGCAAGAGGCGGCTGCCTGCGGATACGGAGGTGGAAATGAGTCCACAGCCAGACGAGCGGGGCTGAGGAACGCACCTGGTCTCGGCCAGCGTCCACATTCCGGTCCAAGCCGCAGTGGGTGAGGCTGAGCAGacggttgccatggagactCACGGCCCAAAGGTCAGCCCTGAACGTCACACCCTCCACAGGGAACCACGACAGGTTCTCCAGCTGAAAGCGAGACGCACATATCCATGGACTTTAGAGGCGCACGGTATCTTGAAAAAAACGATGATCACAATAACGGCACGTGCAATCTGCGTATGGCATGTGGAATGGAAACTAAAGCCATCCGACGGACGTACGTAGAAGGAGACGTTGAAGGTGGGGAagacgtcgtcgtcgtcgtcgtcttctgATTGGATCACAAAGCGAGAGGGCCGTCGATCTCTGATAAGAGAGACCATCTGTCATTTGATTGGTCGACAAGGCTATGTTGAACGCATGAATGACTGACATGGTGAAGAGGAGCTCGCTTTGGTATTTCAGAGGGAGGGTGATGTCGTTTTTGTTGTCTTCGGGAAAAGCGTCTTTGCCTTCACtgaaacacacgcgcacactgagtgagtgagtgagtgagtgagtgagtgagtgagtgagtgagtgagtgagtgagtgagtgagtgagtgagtgagtgagtgagcgagtgagtgagggagtgagcgagcgagtgagcgagcgagttcATGCGTACTTTACTgtaagtgtgcatgtgtgatctGACCTGCTGGCTGCCACAGCGATATGAAGGTGGTCCAGAAAGACAGAAGAACTGAACTCAAACTCCACTCGGAAAAATACCTGGACgagtaaaacaaacatttgtctgGTTTTGATCAGGGCGGGGACATCATCAACCCCGGTCACCTGGAGGGACAGGTCCCCGTCACCCCTGTCCTGCCCTGtcttgtcctgtcctgtcctgtcctgtcctgacCTGACGTACCTGAGACGAGGCCTTCATGAGAGGTGCGCTGATGTTGCATCTGCTTTGATTGTTTTCTTGTGGGAAGCACTCCATCTGCACGTCTGACTGGTCCTGGTGGGCCCAGAGAAATCCCTTTGAGCCATCTGGCGGTCTGGAAGGGAACCCTTCATCCTTTCCGCCTTCCCAGCGGAGAGGCACCTGATCGGACGCCATGGGAAGTTCGGTTACCTTGACGACCAAGCCGGCGAAGATCAGGTTTGGCGATGTGGAGAGCAGGACGGATGTCCCGTAGGCGTTCTCTCCGTGGTTTTCCAGGCGGGTGAAGAGTGCCACCCTCCTCCGCCGTGTCTCTATCACCCACGCGCTGCCGCCGGCCCCCTGCTGGCGGCATGCCCGCCGCCACGACTCCTCTGGGGAAGCGCACAAGTGCCTACGCgttcacaacacacacacacacacacacactaacgcTGTTTACACTTTTTACTCTGTGCATGTGTAGAACAATgtatgtgcgcgtgcgtgcgtgactcACTGGACACTTGTGAGGTCGGTGAAACTGTCAGCGATGAGGTTTGGAACGCAGGCTTCTTCATGTGTGCAACCGTTCCAAAATGGAAGCTGCAACAGAAAGAACAGAGCCAGGCAGCTTGATACTCAGGTCATTGAAGCAAAACGAAATGCTACTGCTCACTCTGTTTGTGCATTCTATCACACAAGCGTTGTAGCAGCATCAACGTGCTAACGATGGGTCAAAGGAGCATCCAGGGAGTGTCCACCTCACCTCGGCCTTCAGTGCGGTCGGCCAATCGGGGTCCAGCAACGGCCCGTCGTCTCCGGCCCGTAGCCCCGTCTCCAGCCCCACCGCGATCGGACGGCTGTAATCCATGGTGTCCTATTCACAGGACATGGCAGACTGTTGTGTCGTTGCGGCCTTGCCACTTGACGtgcacgtgtgcgtgcgtgcatgccaCCTGCACTGTGAAGGCGTGTCGTTGGCATTGTTCAACTCCGGTCGTCAGGGTCATGCTTTGCGTCTGAAGACGTTCGCGTTCATCAAGAACAGCTCGGTGAGGAACTCGTTTCTCGTCCAAATTCAGATGGTAACGTACAGCTGAAGGGGCGGAGTCATGGGCGGCGTCAGCTGTTCATAGTCACAaggttttgtctttgtgtgcatgtgtgtgcttgtgcacAATTGTGTATCAggttgtgctgtgtgtgtgtgcgtctgatGCGGTCCAGATGTTTTCAGAGTCAACGTGTCAACTTGACATCCAAACGAGGTGATGTCACTTTAAAGTCAAACGTGTGCCATAAGCAGTGGAAAAAAGACGTAAGAGTCGGAAGACGCAGCTGCTCTCCTAGCGTACTCTCGTCACTCTTCAAACACCAAACTGTCCTACTTGTGGGAAATGCACCCCATCACGCCGCACATACCGACGACGCGGCGTGCGATGCCGGCGCGCGTGCAGGCCACGTCGTGAAGCTGCAGGCACACTCTGGCGACCATGCAAGTGACCGgtctccctcctctccagcagtCCTTGTGGAAAACGTTCACCTTCTCGGGCTCGAAGGTCAGTGTGGGTTCCAGACGCACTACCCGCCGACACCTGGGGGGTGAGGTGCAGGGGCGAGAGCAGGTGGGCATGGTCACGCCGCACGTCACGCCTGCGCGCACACTGACCCAACGACGACGGCGGCTCCAAGCGCTCCGATGGCCACGCTCACGTCGCCGTCGCCATCCTTGGCGGCATCAAGACTTTGCCCAAAGTATTTGAGTCCCAAGTCGAGGCTGGCAGCGGAAAAGCGCTGACGATGGACATGGAAGATTCGGCATGGTCATTTGCGTGACGATGcatctcgcacacacacacacaattgtaaGCATTGCCAAATGGGGACGGCGTGTGCTTCCGTTCCAGCTCCCACCTGTGTGTGGTGCATGTGAAGGCTCCTACGGTGGCCATGATACAGGTAGACCGCTCCCTGATGGTCATCCTCCAGCGGCGCGCCCACCGCCAAGTCGTTATAGCCGTCCGCGTTGACGTCAGGGATCTGGACCAGCGCTGCGCCAAAGCGGGAATCCAGAGAAGGTGACGGAAGCAGCGCCCCGTGCAACACCAACAAAGCCTGCCACAGTAAGCACACATACAGCTAGCTACGTGTTGTCTGTGTATACGTGTATACCTGGAAATGTGTGGACCTACCTGGGAACGTGTGCTAAGTTTGTAGACGTAAACTTTTCCCATCTCATGCGCATCGTGACTGCAGTACATGGGCGCAGCCACTAGGAAAAGGTCACTCTGCGCGTCGCCGTCCACGTCCATTGACAACAACA is a genomic window of Syngnathus typhle isolate RoL2023-S1 ecotype Sweden linkage group LG16, RoL_Styp_1.0, whole genome shotgun sequence containing:
- the LOC133168878 gene encoding alcohol dehydrogenase 1-like, whose protein sequence is MATAGKVIKCKAAVAWQAKQPLTIEEIEVEPPQDNEVRVKIVATGVCRTDLFYLNKSDNKELFPIVLGHEGAGIVESVGPGVTEFQPGDKVIPLIISQCRECRFCKSPKTNQCEKAWHVVPHNVSQAPTSKLNCKGKKLLQFMGISTFSQYSVINQIALAKIDPAAPLEKVFLLGCGICTGFGAAVNNAQVEPDSTCAVFGLGAVGLAAIMGCKYAGAKKIIAVDINADKFDKAKEFGATHFVNPKDHDKAVNQVISEMTNGGVDFSLECVGDVKLMRTALESCIPAWGVSVIVGWTDKEDFSARPNDLIGGRTWKGSVFGGFKGKDGVAKMVRAYMDKKVKLDEFITHKMTLDDINEAIELLKEGKSIRTFLSVSPQ
- the LOC133168876 gene encoding integrin alpha-11-like, with the protein product MATTTPIGLTFCSEQTHDGVQFVFIMFVLVSCLRPAAGPCACFNLDTRRAQIFRGWEESHFGYTLRQYSAQGRQWLLVGAPLAWTDDQQTGDVFRCPMDEQSALKSASACSRLHLGNVSVDNVLAPRKSGMRLGMTLTADHKDGSFVTCGPRWSHECGSSVYTSGVCTHVGAGFQTLETLTPAFQRCETFVDLVMLVDGSNSIYPWTDVTDFLVNILRKVNIGPGQTQVGVVQYGSRVVHEFRLGEHQTMDEVLQAVADIRQRGGEETRTALAINVAGSQAFKRGGRPGAHKVLVVITDGESHDSPQLDDAVARCKRDNVTMYAIAVLGYYNRRGIDPSAFLKEIRFIASDPDQDHFFNVTDEAALKDIVDALGERIFSLEGGDGLGRGFGLQMAQAGFSSHLLQDGLLLGAVGAYDWNGAVLKRNSRGGSLLPDLSAYGDQFPEELRNHAAYFGYSLGSLVDWHGSEVLLAGAPRFNHTGKVVVFTLDPRANVKVLQALVGEQMGSYFGSVLLSMDVDGDAQSDLFLVAAPMYCSHDAHEMGKVYVYKLSTRSQALLVLHGALLPSPSLDSRFGAALVQIPDVNADGYNDLAVGAPLEDDHQGAVYLYHGHRRSLHMHHTQRFSAASLDLGLKYFGQSLDAAKDGDGDVSVAIGALGAAVVVGCRRVVRLEPTLTFEPEKVNVFHKDCWRGGRPVTCMVARVCLQLHDVACTRAGIARRVVAVRYHLNLDEKRVPHRAVLDERERLQTQSMTLTTGVEQCQRHAFTVQDTMDYSRPIAVGLETGLRAGDDGPLLDPDWPTALKAELPFWNGCTHEEACVPNLIADSFTDLTSVQHLCASPEESWRRACRQQGAGGSAWVIETRRRRVALFTRLENHGENAYGTSVLLSTSPNLIFAGLVVKDQSDVQMECFPQENNQSRCNISAPLMKASSQVFFRVEFEFSSSVFLDHLHIAVAASSEGKDAFPEDNKNDITLPLKYQSELLFTIDRRPSRFVIQSEDDDDDDVFPTFNVSFYLENLSWFPVEGVTFRADLWAVSLHGNRLLSLTHCGLDRNVDAGRDQAAASCVLTQPAASDHATAEDLTRLTQMNQSNSACVTVQCIVRLPAYKRVKLAKGRWPPAFCQQVVFKSLEVLVSAHVHLDASTSFFLQEERPVRQTVVELTKERASEAILVAVFLGSSAGGFLVLAVIVLVLWRLGFFSRKRRNQEQAESAANGKPGEEGL